DNA from bacterium:
AGTGTATCCTGAAAGCCCCATAATAGTTGAAGCAAGGGTGGATTTCCCTGCACCGTTAGGCCCTACAACAGCATGGATGCTGCCCTGCCGGAAATCCATGGAAAGGTGGTTAAGAATATTTTTACCGCCGAGATTAAGAACCAGATCGTCAATTTCCAGAATAGTGCGCGGATTCATATTTTTGTTTTTTCCTTATTATTGCTGTTTAATTACTCTTCTCCGGTATAGTCTCTTATTACCTGAAGCATGTCAAGAGCCGTGATAATACCTGCAAGTTTTTGATTTTTTGTTACAAATACTCTATGGATTCTTCCGCGAATCATTGTATCTGCAATAAGGTGTATGGGCGTGTCTTCATGAACATCAAATATCATTGGAGTCATTATATCTTTTACTTTTATCTTAAGATTAGGTTCAATGTTCAGAGTATTGACTACTTCCTGCCATGGAGGTAAATCCTGCGATGATGAGTAGAAGTCGTGGGGGATATCTTCAGGGAATTCCGGATGCTTGACAGAATGGTCTCTTGAAATATCAGTTACAGATACAACTCCTACGGGTTTTCCCGAATTATCAACAACCGGTGCACCTGTTATGGAGTGTTCATCAAGGAAGTGAGACAGTTTTTCAACTGTCCAGTCAGGGTTTACAGTGAGGAGCTTTTCTGTCATAATATCTCTGGCTGTCAGTTTTTTCATAGCTGCCTCCTTAAAGTCTGGTTTGTCAAAATGTAATTTTTACTATTCTTCCTTCGGAACCTGCTGCCCATCCGACTGCAGAGCCGGGTGCAAATGATACGGTATGAAATCCGTCAGGGCTTATCATATTCCATGATATCCCGCTGTCTCGGCTGATATTTATGCCGTTTAACCCGACACTTATAAGTGTTTTGCCTTTTGAGCCTGGCACGTATGCAACTGCGGAGCAGAACCCTGCGGGGAAAATGTCAGGTTCATGCCATGTTTTTCCGCCGTCATTTGTAATTGCCACTGTAGCTTTATCATAGTCAGGTTCAAGAAAGTCGCCCCCGCATATCCAGCCTTTTAAAGAGTCGTAAAATGCAATAGAAAATATACCTTTTGACTGTGTCCCTTTATGTATGGGTGTAGTGTAAACCGACCATGTTTTACCCCAGTTATTTGTTTTAAATGTGCGGGCTGCAGGGCCTCCGGTACAGAACCATGCATAACCGTTTACAGGAGCGGAAACGCAGGTATTGCTTGCTGCAAACTGGATTTCGCCTTTTAAAGCGGCCGGAATGTTTTCAGCAGGGATTTTTTCCCATGAATTGCCGCTGTTTTTTGTTATCAGCACAATAAAACTTTCATCAATAGGGTCTCCGACTATTATCCCCTTTTTATGATTCCAGAAAGTCAGCGAGTTCAGGAATATGTCGGGGGTTGTATCCTTAAATGTTGTTTTCCATGTAAGGCCGCCGTCACATGTCTTAAATATGTAAGCAGGAGAACCAGCATTTATCACTACGCATGTGTCAGAGTTAAACGCGAAAATGCCTCTGAAATCAAGAGCCATATCATTAGGTGCAGTACATCTATTCCAGGTATTTCCGCTGTCAATAGTTTTTAGTATTGTGCCGTTTGAGCCGCTTGCCCATGCAACTTTTTTATTTACAATAGAGAGTGCACGAAGGCCTGCCTCTGTATTTATCTGCTGTTTAACAATTACAGGGTTTTTATGTGAGCACAGGACAAAAAATGCTATAATAGTAAAAGATATTACGATCCGCGAAAAACTCATATTGTATCCCCTACAGATGTTGTTTGTTGTTTGTATATTTTGTAATCAGATAATCACGCAAAGAAAGGTACATTTTAACTGTTTTGTTCATTGCGTTTTTTGTATAACCTGTTAGAAATTTTTTTGCTTTGGCAGGATTTTTCTTATATAGTTTCAAAGCCTGCTCATCAACGGATTTCTGGCCGTCGAAGAAACTTTTTTCAAGAGGGTCTCTTTGTTTGCGCACGTCTTTGATTGCTTCCTGCCATTTAAGGTAGAGAAGATTATCAACAAAATCAACTGCCCAGCGTGCAGATGTTTCTGAATATGAGTCGGGATTGTATTCCTTATAATAATGAGAAACATCTGTAACTCCGGCATAAATAGGTACATAGGTTGATACGTACTGATTGTCGAGATAGAGCCAGTAGACACCGCCTATTGCGTCTGGAAGCCAGTTTCTAAGCTGTGCAACCATTCCGTATCCGCCCCGTGTAACCATCCTTCTGTATGTAATATCAAGGAGTTCTCTCATATCTTTTGTAGGAAATGGAGTAGTCAGAGGGCTCTTTTTCATGCCTCCTTTTCCGTCAGGTACATACCAGTCAAAATCATTGGTCATGTCATAGATTGTACCTTTAAAAAGGGCTCTCTGAAATGCAATTACATCCTGAACTGATAATTTTTTTTCCGGTTTGACTGAAAAAGGATAAAATGAAATATCTTCAAGATACTGGTGGTAAGAGTCGTATCCTTTGTACGGATATGTAATTTTTTTATTCGGCCAGTTTTTATAGTGGGGGGCAACAGTGGAATAAAAAAGCCAGAATCTGCTAATTGCCCATTCTCTCGGAACAGGAGAGTATGCTTTCTGCCAGATGAAAGGTTCTCCGCTTTTGGGATTCCACCAGCCGTGATCAATCGCGGCCTGTTTATAGTTTCCCGATGCCATGAACCGGTTAGGTTTGGACAGATCTATTTTTTTGATAATACTCCAGTTCGGAACTATTAACACATGATCGTCAGGTACTCTTTCTGCAGCCCAGATTGCGCCCGGTTTGCCTGAATTCGGATCCCACTCTGTACCCACGCTGAAAATTTCAATTACCCACGCTTCATCAGGATCAGCAATGCACAATGTTTCCGATTCAGGGCCGCATGAAGGCAGAAATCCGTATTTTTCCATCAACCCGCCGATTAACGAGACGGCTTCTTTTGCTTTTGTGCATCTTTGAAGTGCGAATATCATAGCCTGTTCAACGGTCATTATCTGTTTTCCGTCTTTTCTGTTTGTTCTCAGCTCTTTTTTCTGGCTTGTTGTGCTTTCTCCGATTGCGAGCTGATGTTCATTCATATGAGAGTATCCGGAATGAAAATATGTATAAGTTTTCCGAACCTGTGGGATGTATCCGAGAATTTCTCCATAATCGTCAAGAGGAGTTTTAACGTTCTGTATTCCCCAGTATACGGGAGCCTTTGCTCCTTTGGGAAATTTTCTGCCCTTTACAACATGAACACGGCACTCATCACATGCATCTGTGTGAGAAGTTATAACAGATCCGTCAACAGAAGCAAGCCTGCCCACAACTATATCAGTGCATGCATCGTCATTAAACGCCGGATCTGATTTTTGTGCAAAAGATATTATTGTTACAGCAAATATCAGGGTGAGTAAAAAAGAGGCAGTAGTTTTCATTTTGTATTCTCCTAAAATAGTGCAGGCAACAATGAACAGAATAAGATAAGTATGTAATAGTAAAAAATCCACAAAAGTTTTACAATGTGGATTTTTCGGTATTTAAAATAAATTTTATTCAGTATGAATTTTTAATCATCAATCCAGTATGAAATTAAACGGATTCTCCGGTTTGCCGTCTACCATAACTTCATAATGAATATGGGGTGACGTGGATTTACCTGTGTTGCCTGTCAGCCCTATAATCTGTCCGCGTTTTACGTGCTGGCCTTTTCTTACCATAATTTTTGAAAGATGTCCGTAACGCGTTTTATATCCGTAGCCATGGTCAATAATAATAAATCTGCCGTACCCTTTTAAAGGTACAAAAGTTTGCCTTGTTACTACAACTATTCCGGATGCAGCTGCAAGAACTTGTGTACCTTCTTTTACACAGATATCAAGGCCGGGATGGAATTCTCTTTTCCCTGTAAACGGATCCTTGCGTTCCCCGAAGCCTGAAGAGTACCACCCTCCCCGAACAGGCCTGATTGAGGGATAGTGTGCCAGCCTGTCCATCCTTTTTGCAATAACCTCTTCTATATCAGCCATGTTTTTTTTGAGCCAGTCAACCTCTGCTTCAAGCCTTGTAAGATTTTTATCTGTTGTTTTAACGTCCGGGTATTCAAGAATTGATATTCTTGACATGGATTCCGGGCCGCCTACTCCAAGCTGCATGTCAGGAATGCTCTGATATTGCTGAGCCATCAGATGCTTGTTTTTTTCATTAAGTTCATCAATTGTTTTCTGGATGAATGCTATTCTTTCTTTCCATGATTCTGTTGCTTCTTTTAGAGCTGTATTTTCCTTTTGCAGGTTTTGAAAATCAAAATCATGTTTTACCTTATGTATGCCTGAAGCAAGAGGATAGGTGATTATCCCTGCAGTCAAAAAGAATAGAGTAACTATTAATATAACCGTAGACCTTTTCAGCAGTGCACTGTAAGCTCTGTTGCTGTCTGTTTCAATGAGAGTAAGAATGAATTTTTTACCAAACATAGTTAAACTCTTTAGTATATCACATAAGTATGTTTCCGGCCTTTACAGCCGAAAATAATATTTTCATTTAATAATTAGCAAAAAGAATGCCAGGCATGTATGAATATCCCAATGTCGGGATATTCTATCTCTGGAACTTGACGGTAAATTGCAGATAAGTGTAAGATTAATAGCAAGATACATGATGCGCTGCGTGTGTAAAAAAAATCTATTCAGGTGTATAATATCTGTAAGGTCTGTTTCTTTTTGTAATATTGGTTCTCCGGTATTTATTCCCCACAGAACTGGTAATCTTTCCCCATGCAGTATGCGGCTTTATGTATTTATTCGGGCTATTCATAATATTTGCTTCAATAAAATCAATATGTTACATGGAGTAATATGCAATTTTAAAATATATTTTTCTGGCATGTCGTTTGCCTGAAAAAGCAGTAGGAAAAATCGGAGGTAATGGTGATAAAAGAGATTCAAAATGTAACAGAGAGTATGATGTCCCGGATTTTTACTCAGGAGGTAATTGCGAATAACCTTGCAAACATTAATACAGCAGGGTTTAAGAAGGACAAAGTTTTTCAGGAAGAACTGAGTAAAGCGGGAAATGATATGGGCGATGATGTCCGGGAAATCACTGTTTTTCAGCAGGGGCCTTTAAAAGAAACAGGCAATCCTCTTGATGCTGCGATCTCCGGCAAAGGATTTTTTACTATTGAAAACAGAGGGGAACAGTTTTTTACACGTGACGGGCATTTTTATATTGATTCTACGGGTTTCCTGAGGCTTAAAGAGAGCGGGCGGGTTATGGGAGAGAACGGTCCGATTCAGGTTAATCAGGCAAATGCCAGGATAACAATAGATAAAAAAGGAAGAGTGTTTGTAAAAGGTGAAGAGGTAGACAGGCTGCGGATAACTTCATTTAACGAACCATATCCCCTGAAGAAATACGGTAATACGCTTTTTAAAGCAGAGACTGATGCTGTAGGGGAGCCGGCTCAAGATTTTACAATTTCACAGGGATATGTTGAAGAATCCAATGTCAACCCAATGGAAGAGATGGTAAATATGCTTACTGTTTTCCGTTATTTTGAAGCTGATCAAAGGGTTCTTAAAACACATGATGAGCTTCTTGAAAAAATGGCAAACCAAATAGGAAGAGTTTAATTTTTATATAGATCGGAGGAGTACCAATGAATCGTATAATGCAGACAGCAGCAAGCGGAATGGCTGCTCAGCAGTTGAATGTTGATACCATTTCGAATAATCTTGCCAATGTGAATACACCCGGATATAAAAAGAGCAGAATGGAATTTCAGGATCTTCTGTACCAGTCTGTAAGGCCGGCTGGCGCTGAAGTTGATGAAAACACAAAGACTCCCACTGAACTGCAGGTAGGATGCGGAACGCGTCCGGTTGCAACATCCAAAATGTTCTCGCAGGGCGATATAGTCGAAACAGGTAACCCTCTTGATATTGCAATAAACGGTGATGGATTTTACCAGATCCTAATGCCGGACGGGAGTATATCATATACTCGTGACGGATCATTCAAGGTCTCTGATGACGGTAAACTTGTAACAGCAGACGGCTATGAATTTACACCCGAGATTTCTCTGCCCATTGATACTACGAGCGTCAATATTTCAAGAGACGGAAGAGTTACTGCTTTTATTGCAGGTGTGGACAATCCTGAAGAGGTAGGGCAGATAGAACTTGTTCGGTTTATAAATCCTGCCGGATTGAAAAATCTCGGCCACAATCTGTATCAGGCTACCCAGTCTTCAGGAGAACCGGCATTCGGCTCTCCTTCAAGTGAGGGATTCGGTACAGTTGAACAGTTTTATATAGAATCTTCCAATGTTGATGTTGTTGAAGAGATGGTCAATATGATTGTTGCACAGAGAGCTTATGAAATTAATTCAAAGGCAATTAAAACAGCTGATGAGATGATGCAGCTTGTGAACAGGCTGAAATAAACAGGGAATTTTTTAGAAATGAAAAAGATCAGGCTTCTAATTATAGCTTTTATTCTGCTTAATACAGGGCTTGCAGTATCAGGCGTGCAGCAAAAAATAAATGCATCAGTCAGAAAATTTGTAAGGATGCGGGCCGATGCAGACAGCGTCTCTGTATATGTTCAGAATATTCAGCCTGACAGGGTGAGGAATGGTTCCAAGAATATTACAATTGAATGGAAGCGCGGGGCAAATGATCTTAAGGGCAGGGTAGTTGTACCGGTTCGTATTCATTACTCAGACAATACATCAGATTTGATTTACGTTCATGCAGAAATCAGCCTTTTTTGCATGGTTCCTGTTGCTGCAGGAAATATCAGCCGTTACAGCACAATAAATAATAGTAACCTGAGGCTGGAGCTCCGCGATGTTACATCTCTGAGAGCAGAACCTGCTGAACTTCAGGAACTTGTTTCCGGAGTACGAACAAAGAGGCTGATTACAAAGGGAAGAATTATAACAAGAGATATGATTGAGCAGGTGCCTGTTATACGCCGCGGAGAAAGAGTAAAGGTAGTAGTTGATTGCAGAAACCTTCATGTATCAACTTACGCTATTGCAAAAGAAGACGGTTGGCCGGGAAAAAGAATCCGAATTAGAACTGAGGGTTCACGCAGAGAATTGTATGCAGAAGTTGCAGGGCCTGCTGTTGTAAGAATTACTTTATAGAGGAGAGAACTGGTTATGAAATCAAGAATAATTTTAATTGCTGCTATTATATCTTTTTTATTTGCAGCGATTTATCCGCCGATATCCGAAGCCCAATCTC
Protein-coding regions in this window:
- a CDS encoding M23 family metallopeptidase; translation: MFGKKFILTLIETDSNRAYSALLKRSTVILIVTLFFLTAGIITYPLASGIHKVKHDFDFQNLQKENTALKEATESWKERIAFIQKTIDELNEKNKHLMAQQYQSIPDMQLGVGGPESMSRISILEYPDVKTTDKNLTRLEAEVDWLKKNMADIEEVIAKRMDRLAHYPSIRPVRGGWYSSGFGERKDPFTGKREFHPGLDICVKEGTQVLAAASGIVVVTRQTFVPLKGYGRFIIIDHGYGYKTRYGHLSKIMVRKGQHVKRGQIIGLTGNTGKSTSPHIHYEVMVDGKPENPFNFILD
- the flgA gene encoding flagellar basal body P-ring formation protein FlgA; protein product: MKKIRLLIIAFILLNTGLAVSGVQQKINASVRKFVRMRADADSVSVYVQNIQPDRVRNGSKNITIEWKRGANDLKGRVVVPVRIHYSDNTSDLIYVHAEISLFCMVPVAAGNISRYSTINNSNLRLELRDVTSLRAEPAELQELVSGVRTKRLITKGRIITRDMIEQVPVIRRGERVKVVVDCRNLHVSTYAIAKEDGWPGKRIRIRTEGSRRELYAEVAGPAVVRITL
- a CDS encoding CBS domain-containing protein — encoded protein: MKKLTARDIMTEKLLTVNPDWTVEKLSHFLDEHSITGAPVVDNSGKPVGVVSVTDISRDHSVKHPEFPEDIPHDFYSSSQDLPPWQEVVNTLNIEPNLKIKVKDIMTPMIFDVHEDTPIHLIADTMIRGRIHRVFVTKNQKLAGIITALDMLQVIRDYTGEE
- the flgF gene encoding flagellar basal-body rod protein FlgF, with product MVIKEIQNVTESMMSRIFTQEVIANNLANINTAGFKKDKVFQEELSKAGNDMGDDVREITVFQQGPLKETGNPLDAAISGKGFFTIENRGEQFFTRDGHFYIDSTGFLRLKESGRVMGENGPIQVNQANARITIDKKGRVFVKGEEVDRLRITSFNEPYPLKKYGNTLFKAETDAVGEPAQDFTISQGYVEESNVNPMEEMVNMLTVFRYFEADQRVLKTHDELLEKMANQIGRV
- a CDS encoding C69 family dipeptidase translates to MKTTASFLLTLIFAVTIISFAQKSDPAFNDDACTDIVVGRLASVDGSVITSHTDACDECRVHVVKGRKFPKGAKAPVYWGIQNVKTPLDDYGEILGYIPQVRKTYTYFHSGYSHMNEHQLAIGESTTSQKKELRTNRKDGKQIMTVEQAMIFALQRCTKAKEAVSLIGGLMEKYGFLPSCGPESETLCIADPDEAWVIEIFSVGTEWDPNSGKPGAIWAAERVPDDHVLIVPNWSIIKKIDLSKPNRFMASGNYKQAAIDHGWWNPKSGEPFIWQKAYSPVPREWAISRFWLFYSTVAPHYKNWPNKKITYPYKGYDSYHQYLEDISFYPFSVKPEKKLSVQDVIAFQRALFKGTIYDMTNDFDWYVPDGKGGMKKSPLTTPFPTKDMRELLDITYRRMVTRGGYGMVAQLRNWLPDAIGGVYWLYLDNQYVSTYVPIYAGVTDVSHYYKEYNPDSYSETSARWAVDFVDNLLYLKWQEAIKDVRKQRDPLEKSFFDGQKSVDEQALKLYKKNPAKAKKFLTGYTKNAMNKTVKMYLSLRDYLITKYTNNKQHL
- the flgG gene encoding flagellar basal-body rod protein FlgG; this translates as MNRIMQTAASGMAAQQLNVDTISNNLANVNTPGYKKSRMEFQDLLYQSVRPAGAEVDENTKTPTELQVGCGTRPVATSKMFSQGDIVETGNPLDIAINGDGFYQILMPDGSISYTRDGSFKVSDDGKLVTADGYEFTPEISLPIDTTSVNISRDGRVTAFIAGVDNPEEVGQIELVRFINPAGLKNLGHNLYQATQSSGEPAFGSPSSEGFGTVEQFYIESSNVDVVEEMVNMIVAQRAYEINSKAIKTADEMMQLVNRLK